One Malus sylvestris chromosome 14, drMalSylv7.2, whole genome shotgun sequence DNA segment encodes these proteins:
- the LOC126599638 gene encoding probable pectate lyase 18: protein MARPSSGPSLLSLLLFSLLSPTLISCRPLHLQDPELVVQEVQRNISDSVSRRNLGYLSCGTGNPIDDCWRCDPNWEKNRQRLADCAIGFGKNAIGGRDGKLYVVTDSGDDDAVNPKPGTLRHAVIQDEPLWIIFQRDMTIQLKEELIMNSFKTIDGRGASVHIAGGPCITIQFVTNIIIHGLNIHDCKQGGNAMVRNSPEHFGWRTISDGDGVSIFGGSHVWVDHCSLSNCKDGLIDAIHGSTAITISNNYMTHHDKVMLLGHSDSYTQDKNMQVTIAFNHFGEGLVQRMPRCRHGYFHVVNNDYTHWEMYAIGGSANPTINSQGNRFAAPDIRFSKEVTKHEDAPESEWKNWNWRSEGDLMLNGAFFRASGAGASSSYARASSLGARPSSLVGSITTTAGALSCRKGSHC from the exons ATGGCAAGGCCCTCCTCAGGCccctcacttctctctctcctcctcttctctctcctctccccaaCCCTCATTTCCTGCAGGCCACTTCATCTTCAAGACCCTGAATTGGTAGTACAAGAGGTACAAAG GAACATTAGCGACTCAGTGTCTAGGAGGAACTTGGGCTACTTATCATGTGGGACTGGAAACCCTATCGACGACTGCTGGCGGTGCGATCCGAACTGGGAGAAGAACAGGCAGCGTCTAGCAGATTGCGCGATAGGGTTCGGGAAAAACGCCATCGGTGGAAGAGACGGGAAGCTTTACGTGGTCACAGATTCCGGCGACGACGACGCCGTGAACCCCAAGCCAGGAACCCTACGACACGCCGTCATCCAAGACGAGCCGTTATGGATCATTTTCCAGCGCGACATGACCATCCAGCTCAAGGAGGAGCTGATCATGAACTCCTTCAAGACAATCGACGGCCGGGGAGCGTCCGTCCACATTGCCGGCGGGCCATGCATCACCATCCAGTTCGTGACCAACATTATTATCCACGGACTGAACATACACGATTGCAAGCAGGGAGGGAACGCTATGGTGAGGAACTCCCCAGAGCACTTCGGGTGGAGGACCATATCGGACGGCGACGGAGTGTCGATCTTCGGTGGGAGCCACGTGTGGGTGGACCATTGCTCGTTGTCCAACTGCAAAGATGGGTTGATTGATGCTATTCATGGGTCCACTGCGATAACAATTTCAAACAATTACATGACGCACCATGATAAGGTGATGCTTTTGGGGCATAGTGATTCGTATACACAAGACAAGAACATGCAAGTCACCATTGCATTCAATCACTTTGGAGAAGGGTTGGTTCAAAGAATGCCAAG ATGTAGGCATGGATATTTCCATGTGGTGAACAATGACTATACCCATTGGGAGATGTACGCTATTGGAGGGAGTGCAAACCCTACAATCAATAGCCAAGGGAACAGATTTGCCGCACCAGATATCAGAttcagcaaagag GTGACCAAACATGAGGATGCACCAGAAAGTGAATGGAAGAACTGGAATTGGAGGTCGGAAGGAGACTTGATGTTAAACGGTGCGTTTTTTAGGGCATCGGGTGCCGGAGCTTCCTCAAGCTATGCCAGGGCTTCGAGCTTGGGTGCAAGGCCATCTTCCCTAGTGGGTTCAATCACCACGACTGCCGGCGCACTTAGCTGCCGAAAGGGCTCTCATTGCTGA
- the LOC126599646 gene encoding uncharacterized protein LOC126599646, with amino-acid sequence MASFVHKLAKNAPSLRTAASLKSHLFPKPTASLISHHSHLAPLKPEFSEDPVAQLGPTSFHNAESPSPFPIIPNFPFAFCLNPISPAGFDRLGVFEAVEVESDDVRTIWADSVKKKRKKKMNKHKLKKLRKSLRRKSRA; translated from the coding sequence ATGGCGAGTTTTGTCCACAAACTTGCTAAAAACGCACCGTCTTTAAGAACAGCGGCTTCCCTCAAATCCCATCTCTTCCCCAAACCCACAGCCTCCCTTATTTCTCACCATAGCCATCTAGCCCCACTCAAACCCGAATTCTCAGAAGACCCGGTTGCCCAATTAGGTCCCACAAGCTTCCACAATGCTGAATCTCCCAGCCCCTTCCCCATTATCCCCAATTTCCCATTTGCGTTTTGCTTAAATCCGATTTCCCCAGCTGGGTTCGATCGGTTGGGTGTTTTCGAGGCGGTCGAGGTGGAGTCCGATGATGTGAGGACGATTTGGGCTGACAgtgtgaagaagaagaggaagaagaagatgaacaagcaTAAGTTAAAGAAGCTCAGGAAGAGTCTTCGCCGCAAGTCCAGAGCTTGA
- the LOC126598467 gene encoding protein SIEVE ELEMENT OCCLUSION B-like has translation MASRQHQLTAPTQIQYSNRRDKRTSSSSLSDDSSLVRQIRDTHIPGRSDHSVNVNQILQVVEEIFHRASHGHAGVLLGTREHLETAEDKTTLSSADVVFHGLSYLIQKIYCEISCQCSGGPDAHASAIELLRTLSSYPWEAKVVLTLAAFSVCYGEFWLVAQLCTTDPLAKSVAILKQLSDIVEHAASVKPQLEAIDTLIKAILNVAKRIVEYGEMVKMQSRYVSEDTPPLSIALAHIPAATYWVIRGILASASHIAILTGSRREYVASTTEVWELSSLAHKLNNIHDHLSNELENCRRHIVTKRYDEEYENLRRLFQSLHLDNVKNLRALISHKDEFQPIQIGTLKSRFSLEVLRRKHVLLVITDLSLSNEEILVLDHIYKDQQKRPEIECEFVWLPIVDTNVWDEAKRFRFEDLKSRMQWYAVYDPLIIEPPVVKFVRNDWQFDKKMIVVALDPQGRVSSLNATHMLWIWGNVAYPFTDEREQVLWNAESWRLELVANGIDQSILEGIEGGRYICLYGSDDLDWIRKFTNRAKNVAKLAGISLDLVYVGRSTSTKERIRKVNKVIETENLSRYWPEYVSTWFFWSRMDSMRYSRAKQRKTLENDGILKEVMTLLSYDGSDQGWVMVWRGSNETARANGHLTLLTLDDFDAWKTAAADSGFVPTLKGELLRRHTPQHCTRLVIPGFGTDIPDKIACAECGREMEKFFMFRCCLD, from the exons ATGGCAAGCCGCCAACATCAGCTGACAGCTCCGACGCAGATTCAGTATTCGAATCGGAGGGATAAAAGAACATCATCCTCATCACTATCTGATGATAGTTCATTGGTGAGGCAAATCCGGGACACTCATATTCCAGGAAGATCCGATCACAGCGTCAATGTCAACCAAATTCTCCAAGTTGTCGAGGAAATATTTCATCGCGCTTCTCATGGCCATGCCGGCGTTTTACTT GGTACTCGAGAACATTTAGAGACTGCGGAGGACAAGACCACATTGTCAAGTGCAGATGTCGTGTTCCATGGATTGTCTTATCTCATACAAAAGATCTACTGCGAG ATAAGTTGCCAATGCTCAGGCGGCCCTGATGCCCACGCAAGTGCAATCGAGTTACTCAGGACCCTTTCGAGCTACCCATGGGAAGCGAAAGTGGTGCTGACCCTAGCTGCATTTTCTGTGTGCTATGGAGAGTTCTGGCTGGTGGCTCAGCTTTGCACTACCGATCCATTAGCCAAGTCCGTGGCAATCTTGAAGCAACTCTCGGACATTGTAGAGCATGCTGCCTCAGTAAAACCTCAACTTGAGGCAATCGACACCCTCATCAAGGCGATTCTCAATGTCGCCAAGCGCATTGTGGAGTACGGCGAGATGGTCAAGATGCAGTCTCGCTACGTTTCAGAAGACACACCACCGCTGTCAATTGCCTTGGCGCATATTCCTGCTGCTACTTATTGGGTCATTCGAGGCATACTGGCTAGTGCCTCCCACATTGCCATCCTTACTGGCAGTAGGCGCGA GTACGTTGCATCAACCACAGAGGTATGGGAACTTTCGAGCTTGGCTCATAAGCTGAACAACATACACGATCACCTCTCGAACGAACTTGAAAATTGTCGCCGACACATTG TGACGAAGAGGTATGATGAAGAATATGAGAATCTGAGACGCCTCTTCCAAAGCCTCCATCTCGACAACGTGAAGAATTTGCGCGCACTGATTTCACACAAAGATGAATTTCAACCTATCCAAATCGGcacattgaagtcaagg TTTAGCCTTGAAGTGTTGAGGAGAAAGCATGTGTTGCTGGTAATTACAGATCTTAGTCTGAGCAACGAAGAGATTTTAGTCCTTGATCATATCTACAAAGATCAGCAGAAAAGGCCGGAAATTGAGTGCGAGTTTGTTTGGCTTCCCATAGTGGACACAAATGTTTGGGATGAAGCAAAGCGCTTTAGATTCGAGGACTTGAAGTCAAGGATGCAGTGGTATGCAGTGTATGACCCTCTAATCATCGAACCTCCGGTGGTCAAGTTCGTCAGAAATGATTGGCAATTTGACAAGAAGATGATCGTAGTGGCATTGGATCCACAAGGGAGGGTGTCCTCTCTGAATGCCACCCACATGCTGTGGATTTGGGGCAATGTAGCATACCCTTTCACCGATGAGAGAGAGCAAGTCCTGTGGAATGCAGAGAGCTGGAGGCTTGAGCTCGTTGCCAATGGCATTGATCAAAGCATCCTAGAAGGG ATAGAAGGAGGGAGATACATATGCTTGTATGGAAGCGATGACTTAGATTGGATTCGAAAGTTCACAAACAGAGCGAAAAATGTTGCAAAACTCGCCGGCATCTCCTTGGACTTAGTTTACGTAGGAAGAAGCACATCCACCAAGGAGAGGATAAGGAAAGTGAACAAGGTCATCGAAACAGAGAACCTCAGTCGATACTGGCCTGAATACGTGTCAACCTGGTTCTTCTGGTCCCGAATGGACAGCATGCGTTACTCAAGGGCGAAACAGCGCAAGACTCTAGAGAACGATGGCATACTGAAGGAGGTTATGACATTGCTTAGCTATGACGGAAGTGACCAAGGTTGGGTTATGGTGTGGAGAGGCTCAAATGAGACAGCTAGGGCCAACGGACACCTCACTCTACTCACTTTGGATGACTTTGATGCGTGGAAAACCGCAGCTGCAGACTCAGGCTTCGTCCCAACACTCAAAGGTGAACTACTACGCCGTCACACGCCTCAACACTGCACTCGTTTGGTCATCCCAGGGTTCGGTACTGACATACCGGACAAAATAGCTTGCGCTGAGTGCGGCCGTGAGATGGAGAAGTTCTTCATGTTCCGCTGCTGTCTCGATTGA
- the LOC126599653 gene encoding protein-L-isoaspartate O-methyltransferase 1-like isoform X2, producing the protein MKSSLFLSPAAARATRRIGHLAYGSRYPAHTVQHRLTFTALSHRHSRRHTFALLPTTALSSWPLLQNPNFLTGNRNSPFRGMERHCSGSSINRNKGMVDHLKSYGVIKSKRVAEVMETIDRALFVPNGTPPYVDSPMSIGYNATISAPHMHAMCLQLLEENLQPGMRALDVGSGTGYLTACFGLMVGPQGRAVGVEHIPELVSSSITNIEKSAAGKLLKEGSLSVHLGDGRQGWPEFAPYDAIHVGAAAPEIPQPLIDQLRPGGRMVIPVGNIFQDLKVADKGLDGSISVRTGTSVRYVPLTSRDAQLRGS; encoded by the exons ATGAAAAGCAGTCTTTTTTTATCCCCTGCAGCAGCAAGAGCAACAAGACGTATAGGCCACTTAGCTTATGGTTCCCGCTATCCAGCGCACACTGTGCAACACCGCTTAACCTTCACCGCTCTCTCTCATCGCCATAGTCGTCGTCACACGTTCGCACTCCTTCCAACCACCGCTCTGTCCTCCTGGCCCCtcctccaaaaccctaatttcctcACGGGGAACCGTAACTCCCCCTTCCGCGGAATGgag CGACACTGCTCCGGGAGTAGCATTAATAGGAACAAGGGGATGGTGGATCATCTGAAGAGTTATGGAGTGATTAAATCCAAAAGGGTTGCTGAAGTGATGGAGACTATTGACAGGGCTTTGTTCGTGCCTAATGGGACCCCGCCGTATGTTGATTCTCCCATGTCAATAGGTTATAATGCCACCATTTCTGCACCTCATATGCATGCAATGTGCCTTCAGTTGTTGGAAGAGAATCTGCAACCCGGAATGCGTGCTTTGGATGTTGGCTCAG GGACGGGATACTTGACGGCGTGTTTTGGGTTGATGGTTGGGCCGCAAGGCCGTGCAGTTGGTGTAGAGCACATTCCTGAGTTGGTTTCTTCTTCAATTACGAATATTGAAAAAAGTGCTGCCGGAAAATTATTGAAAGAAGGTTCCCTTTCTGTGCATCTCGGTG ATGGACGGCAAGGTTGGCCGGAATTTGCTCCTTATGATGCCATCCATGTCGGCGCAGCTGCACCAGAAATCCCGCAACCACTTATTGACCAATTGAGGCCGGGAGGCAGAATGGTGATTCCGGTGGGAAACATATTCCAGGATCTGAAGGTTGCGGACAAGGGCTTGGATGGTTCAATCAGCGTCCGGACTGGAACTTCTGTTCGGTATGTTCCTCTCACAAGCCGAGATGCTCAGCTGCGAGGTTCTTGA
- the LOC126599653 gene encoding protein-L-isoaspartate O-methyltransferase 1-like isoform X1 — protein MKSSLFLSPAAARATRRIGHLAYGSRYPAHTVQHRLTFTALSHRHSRRHTFALLPTTALSSWPLLQNPNFLTGNRNSPFRGMEWKQHRNRVFLFALVLFNLQRHCSGSSINRNKGMVDHLKSYGVIKSKRVAEVMETIDRALFVPNGTPPYVDSPMSIGYNATISAPHMHAMCLQLLEENLQPGMRALDVGSGTGYLTACFGLMVGPQGRAVGVEHIPELVSSSITNIEKSAAGKLLKEGSLSVHLGDGRQGWPEFAPYDAIHVGAAAPEIPQPLIDQLRPGGRMVIPVGNIFQDLKVADKGLDGSISVRTGTSVRYVPLTSRDAQLRGS, from the exons ATGAAAAGCAGTCTTTTTTTATCCCCTGCAGCAGCAAGAGCAACAAGACGTATAGGCCACTTAGCTTATGGTTCCCGCTATCCAGCGCACACTGTGCAACACCGCTTAACCTTCACCGCTCTCTCTCATCGCCATAGTCGTCGTCACACGTTCGCACTCCTTCCAACCACCGCTCTGTCCTCCTGGCCCCtcctccaaaaccctaatttcctcACGGGGAACCGTAACTCCCCCTTCCGCGGAATGgag TGGAAACAACACCGAAATCGGGTTTTTCTTTTCGCacttgttttgtttaatttgcAGCGACACTGCTCCGGGAGTAGCATTAATAGGAACAAGGGGATGGTGGATCATCTGAAGAGTTATGGAGTGATTAAATCCAAAAGGGTTGCTGAAGTGATGGAGACTATTGACAGGGCTTTGTTCGTGCCTAATGGGACCCCGCCGTATGTTGATTCTCCCATGTCAATAGGTTATAATGCCACCATTTCTGCACCTCATATGCATGCAATGTGCCTTCAGTTGTTGGAAGAGAATCTGCAACCCGGAATGCGTGCTTTGGATGTTGGCTCAG GGACGGGATACTTGACGGCGTGTTTTGGGTTGATGGTTGGGCCGCAAGGCCGTGCAGTTGGTGTAGAGCACATTCCTGAGTTGGTTTCTTCTTCAATTACGAATATTGAAAAAAGTGCTGCCGGAAAATTATTGAAAGAAGGTTCCCTTTCTGTGCATCTCGGTG ATGGACGGCAAGGTTGGCCGGAATTTGCTCCTTATGATGCCATCCATGTCGGCGCAGCTGCACCAGAAATCCCGCAACCACTTATTGACCAATTGAGGCCGGGAGGCAGAATGGTGATTCCGGTGGGAAACATATTCCAGGATCTGAAGGTTGCGGACAAGGGCTTGGATGGTTCAATCAGCGTCCGGACTGGAACTTCTGTTCGGTATGTTCCTCTCACAAGCCGAGATGCTCAGCTGCGAGGTTCTTGA
- the LOC126599654 gene encoding 28 kDa ribonucleoprotein, chloroplastic-like: protein MAMASSATSNLFKSLSMADSCVSLPYLSAAKTSNPFLSVPSKPIKLHLSYTPSSLFSLPLSLGRKTHFSSVAAFVAQTSDWGQEDSTLTIDGAEGSEEEGVFEEREEVSNVDPPEEAKVFVGNLPFDVDSQKLAELFERAGIVEVAEVIYNRDTDQSRGFGFVTMSTVEEADKAVELFSRYDLNGRLLTVNRAAPRGTRQERPPRSFESAFRIYVGNLPWNVDTPQLEQIFSEHGSVVEARVVFDRETGRSRGFGFVTMASESEMNDAIGALDGQSIDGRAIRVNVAEERQRRSPY from the exons ATGGCTATGGCTTCTTCTGCAACTTCCAATCTATTCAAGTCCTTATCGATGGCGGATTCATGCGTCTCCCTCCCTTACCTTTCCGCCGCCAAAACCTCCAACCCATTTCTCTCAGTTCCCTCCAAACCCATCAAGCTCCACCTCTCTTACACCCCTTCCTCGCTCTTCTCGCTGCCGCTGTCCCTCGGAAGAAAAACCCACTTCTCCTCCGTCGCCGCCTTTGTGGCCCAGACCTCGGACTGGGGTCAGGAAGACAGCACGCTCACCATTGACGGCGCGGAGGGAAGTGAGGAAGAAGGGGTCtttgaggagagagaggaggtgTCGAATGTCGATCCTCCGGAGGAGGCCAAGGTGTTTGTTGGGAATTTGCCTTTTGATGTTGATAGTCAGAAATTGGCTGAGCTCTTTGAGAGGGCTGGAATCGTCGAGGTTGCTGAG GTTATTTACAACAGGGACACTGATCAGAGTCGTGGGTTTGGATTTGTGACCATGAGCACTGTTGAGGAAGCTGATAAGGCTGTGGAACTGTTCAGTCGTTAT GATTTAAATGGAAGGCTCTTGACTGTCAACAGGGCTGCTCCAAGAGGAACACGCCAAGAACGCCCACCCCGTTCATTTGAATCTGCTTTTAGAATCTATGTCGGTAACCTGCCATGGAATGTGGATACTCCTCAACTGGAGCAGATTTTCAGTGAACATGGTAGCGTTGTGGAGGCTCGAGTAGTCTTTGACAGAGAAACTGGACGATCCCGTGGTTTTGGCTTTGTTACCATGGCCAGTGAAAGCGAAATGAATGATGCCATTGGTGCGCTCGATGGACAG AGTATCGATGGCAGGGCGATCAGAGTAAATGTTGCGGAAGAAAGACAAAGGCGCAGTCCTTATTGA
- the LOC126599652 gene encoding putative pentatricopeptide repeat-containing protein At5g37570, producing the protein MNAATVAKNHPNNRADGAASLLKSCTSLRHLKQIHAHIFRSNLHGNASLVSTLISLYASLSSSPRYTHLVFTSFPNPNLSLFNHAVRAFSKISVLCSEAVSLYSQMVSVGIRPDNYTYPFVLNSCAAMSDLCGGIEVHGRIVRMGFGFCVPVSNALIDMYGKCGEVLRARKVFDEMCERDVVSYNAVLGAHARGGVDMESASVLFEGMLGKNVISWNAMVVGYVNSGDLVSARAVFDRMPERNAVSWTTMLVGYTKSGLMDKAKCLFEEMPEQGLICWTAMISGYSQNGRPSEALSLFRRMEKARVKPDAFTMTAVISALAQLGRADLANWIGTYVDREGIEQNEQVLTALVDMHAKCGNMEEACAIFEKNPQKDVFSYSAIITGLASNGHGVKALEIFQRMLAEDIEPDRVTFVGVFTACCHAGLVEDGMRYWESMVKDYNIEPDADHYTCIVDMLGRAGKLNEACDLVKGMPMGPQPGALGALLAACRTYGNVEIAESVAEKLFILEPGNTGNYMLLSSIYASKEQWDEARKVREAMNGRNALKLPGCSWVEISKGHAAQTTNQT; encoded by the coding sequence ATGAACGCAGCAACGGTCGCCAAAAACCATCCCAACAACAGAGCAGACGGAGCCGCCTCTCTGCTAAAATCCTGCACATCGCTCCGCCACCTCAAACAAATCCACGCCCACATCTTCCGTTCAAACCTCCACGGGAACGCCTCCTTAGTCTccactctcatctctctctacgcctctctctcctcctcgcCTCGTTATACCCACCTCGTCTTCACCTCTTTCCCCAACCCAAATTTATCCCTCTTCAACCACGCTGTCAGAGCTTTCTCTAAGATCTCCGTGCTCTGTTCCGAGGCGGTGAGTTTGTATTCGCAGATGGTCTCGGTTGGGATTAGACCCGATAACTATACGTACCCTTTCGTGCTTAATTCGTGCGCTGCGATGAGTGATCTCTGTGGTGGGATTGAAGTCCATGGACGCATTGTGagaatgggttttgggttttgtgttcCGGTTTCGAACGCTTTGATTGATATGTATGGGAAATGTGGGGAGGTGTTGAGGGCGCGgaaggtgtttgatgaaatgtgcGAGAGAGATGTTGTTTCTTATAATGCGGTTTTGGGGGCTCATGCGAGAGGTGGGGTGGATATGGAGAGTGCTTCGGTTTTGTTTGAGGGGATGTTAGGAAAAAATGTGATATCTTGGAACGCCATGGTTGTGGGTTATGTAAATAGCGGGGATCTGGTTTCGGCAAGGGCTGTGTTTGATAGGATGCCTGAGAGGAATGCTGTTTCTTGGACTACAATGTTGGTGGGGTATACTAAAAGCGGTCTTATGGATAAGGCTAAGTGTCTCTTTGAAGAAATGCCTGAGCAAGGTTTGATTTGTTGGACGGCTATGATATCCGGGTATTCACAAAATGGGAGGCCAAGTGAAGCGCTTTCACTTTTCCGGAGAATGGAAAAGGCACGAGTAaagccagatgctttcaccatGACAGCGGTGATCTCTGCATTGGCACAGTTGGGTCGTGCAGATCTGGCGAACTGGATTGGAACATATGTGGATAGAGAAGGCATAGAACAGAATGAACAAGTGCTTACTGCACTAGTTGACATGCATGCCAAATGTGGGAATATGGAAGAGGCATGCGCCATATTTGAGAAGAACCCCCAAAAAGATGTTTTTTCTTACAGTGCAATAATCACAGGTCTTGCTTCAAATGGTCATGGGGTTAAAGCGCTGGAGATCTTCCAGAGAATGCTGGCAGAAGATATTGAACCTGATCGGGTTACATTTGTTGGGGTATTCACGGCCTGTTGCCATGCAGGACTTGTTGAAGATGGAATGAGGTACTGGGAAAGCATGGTTAAAGATTACAACATTGAGCCTGATGCTGATCACTATACTTGCATAGTTGATATGCTGGGACGAGCTGGGAAACTCAATGAGGCCTGCGATTTGGTCAAAGGAATGCCTATGGGCCCACAGCCAGGAGCATTAGGAGCCCTTCTTGCTGCATGTAGAACATATGGAAATGTAGAGATTGCAGAAAGTGTTGCTGAGAAACTCTTCATTTTAGAACCTGGGAATACTGGAAATTATATGCTACTTTCAAGCATCTATGCGTCGAAAGAACAATGGGATGAAGCTAGGAAAGTGCGGGAAGCAATGAACGGGAGAAATGCGCTTAAGCTTCCTGGGTGCAGTTGGGTTGAAATTAGCAAAGGTCATGCAGCTCAAACGACAAACCAAACTTAG